In a single window of the Ruminococcus albus 7 = DSM 20455 genome:
- a CDS encoding LytR/AlgR family response regulator transcription factor, with amino-acid sequence MINIAICDDEKICIDTLLNDITEIYGDTTRFHFRSFNSGEDIISNFTRGQFDIIFMDIEMAEMDGLKTAEYIRSLDRNVILAFLTNYEKFVYSGYEVNAFRYILKDQPRPIYIKQIKDTINEYNRKLKYITIYSNDVLQKLMIDDIYYIEVYSREIIIHLADKCHRTTGKLKDYEDTFKGMYFAKPDRSHLVNAANIDFVEKDRLLLKNGEHLYISRRHYKDIVEAFIEYTKSRCI; translated from the coding sequence TTGATCAATATAGCAATATGTGATGATGAAAAGATATGTATAGATACACTGCTTAATGATATTACTGAGATCTACGGAGATACAACTCGCTTTCATTTCAGGTCATTCAACAGTGGTGAGGATATAATTTCAAATTTTACCAGAGGTCAGTTCGATATTATTTTTATGGACATTGAAATGGCTGAGATGGATGGTCTTAAAACAGCCGAATACATCCGCTCACTTGACCGCAACGTTATCCTTGCATTTCTTACCAATTATGAAAAATTCGTTTATTCAGGATATGAGGTAAACGCTTTCCGCTATATTCTTAAAGATCAGCCGCGACCCATATACATAAAGCAGATAAAGGATACAATAAATGAATACAACAGAAAACTGAAGTATATCACCATATACAGTAATGATGTTCTTCAAAAGCTTATGATAGATGATATCTACTACATCGAGGTATACTCACGTGAAATAATCATACACCTTGCAGATAAATGCCACAGGACAACAGGCAAGCTCAAGGATTATGAAGACACTTTCAAAGGTATGTATTTTGCAAAGCCTGACAGAAGTCACCTTGTAAATGCAGCGAATATAGATTTTGTAGAAAAGGACAGACTGCTCCTTAAAAACGGTGAGCATCTTTATATAAGCCGCAGGCACTACAAGGATATAGTCGAAGCTTTTATTGAATACACGAAAAGCAGGTGCATATAA
- a CDS encoding transglutaminase domain-containing protein: MNKNNIKRITAVIAALCMAFTSIPTWAATQTDPTMIDYDQRVQANWEDYIKTVGKAALAYQTSPIDISGLRLSTSKIGDFQQAVLANYPELFYWKKLQYYTNGSYVTSIIPIYSYDKDTSMSMLDEFYNEADKYLALVNDDMSNFEKALVLHDALVSDVAYEYPDVANKQTYSFMIEKIGYCDLYSKVYAYLLSQCGIRSEIIFSDSMNHQWLKAELIPGRYFNIDITWNDPTPNINGQVFHTFYALSDTALKNDGKHSDYDTIYPDDTYFDNSGITDLNTAIVGLNGGLYAIDENKKLVRLDIQLGENSGTLKKTTVAELKNMRWSAGGYSYWIGIFTALFKHGDKLYYNTPDSICWIDPATSETGVLVTPEKPSGKSIYGCYIKDGIAYAVYKSSPNDSSGTIYTAVYDFGDEPYTSPSHEHSYGDPSWTWSDDMTSATATFRCKDCTENHTVEASIESYSDSFGNTHYTASVEFGRKVYKTSKTVYLCSLTLPESMEVVSSDKPAVNGKYYEGTKVTIRVRDEYEVTKISFINISNYEWTDDNDLVVTISMGDAVIDTDYKIVTTVINGFSVSLGSQLGLNVYFQPEYDIIDDGYIIINGSSGVEKIPLSKLSHDEKYRYRVTYLLPPKDINEKVNISFCYGNGNTTEFSLLNYTPYVRSFDYSPVEYLDKLSENSNEKLAALADALKVYGNNAKAFFDGTTSAETVTGLTSYDVRDFASSVSNGNKTTYYGQSLLLRSETALRLYYKGDVSSCTVKENGNRNVEFVTGTAQGMNYVEIPNITANKLETKYTVTQADGGKVTVSPMTYVYETLLRYEKDSTYSQLCSTVRALYNYEKAVQQYIRS; the protein is encoded by the coding sequence GTGAACAAAAACAATATAAAAAGGATCACTGCTGTTATTGCTGCTCTTTGCATGGCATTTACTTCCATACCCACATGGGCAGCAACTCAGACCGACCCGACCATGATAGACTATGACCAACGCGTACAGGCAAACTGGGAGGACTACATAAAAACCGTAGGCAAAGCTGCACTTGCCTATCAGACCTCCCCGATTGATATAAGCGGACTCAGACTCAGTACAAGCAAGATAGGTGACTTTCAGCAGGCTGTCCTTGCAAATTACCCTGAACTTTTCTACTGGAAGAAATTGCAATACTATACAAACGGTTCATACGTTACTTCTATAATCCCTATCTACTCCTACGATAAAGATACGAGCATGAGTATGCTCGATGAGTTCTACAATGAGGCTGATAAGTATCTGGCTCTTGTCAACGATGATATGTCAAACTTTGAAAAGGCACTGGTGCTCCACGATGCCCTCGTCAGCGATGTGGCTTATGAGTATCCCGATGTTGCCAACAAGCAGACCTACAGCTTCATGATAGAGAAGATAGGCTACTGCGACCTTTATTCAAAAGTGTATGCATATCTGCTTTCTCAGTGCGGTATACGGTCAGAGATAATATTCTCCGACAGTATGAACCATCAGTGGCTTAAAGCCGAGCTTATACCGGGCAGATACTTCAATATAGACATAACCTGGAATGACCCCACTCCCAATATCAACGGTCAGGTATTCCATACATTTTATGCCCTAAGTGATACAGCATTGAAAAACGACGGCAAACACTCTGACTATGATACGATCTATCCCGATGACACCTATTTCGATAACTCAGGAATAACTGATCTGAATACCGCTATAGTCGGTCTGAACGGAGGACTATATGCCATAGATGAAAACAAGAAGCTGGTCAGGCTCGACATCCAGCTTGGCGAAAACAGCGGCACTCTGAAGAAAACGACCGTTGCCGAGCTGAAAAACATGAGATGGTCTGCCGGCGGCTACAGTTACTGGATAGGTATATTTACAGCTCTTTTCAAGCATGGTGACAAGCTGTATTACAATACCCCAGATTCAATATGCTGGATCGACCCTGCGACCTCTGAAACAGGCGTGCTGGTCACCCCTGAAAAGCCCTCCGGCAAAAGTATCTACGGCTGTTATATCAAGGACGGGATTGCATACGCCGTATACAAGTCATCTCCCAACGACAGCAGCGGAACAATTTATACAGCAGTATACGACTTCGGTGATGAACCATATACTTCTCCTTCACATGAACACAGCTACGGAGATCCTTCATGGACATGGTCTGATGATATGACAAGTGCAACAGCCACATTCAGATGTAAAGACTGCACAGAGAACCATACCGTTGAAGCAAGCATAGAGTCATATAGTGACAGTTTTGGAAATACGCACTATACTGCCTCTGTGGAATTCGGCAGAAAGGTATACAAAACCAGCAAGACCGTTTATCTGTGCTCCCTTACTCTGCCTGAATCAATGGAGGTTGTAAGTTCAGATAAGCCTGCAGTAAACGGCAAATATTATGAGGGAACAAAGGTCACGATAAGGGTGCGTGATGAATACGAAGTAACAAAGATCTCCTTTATAAATATATCCAATTACGAATGGACTGATGACAATGACCTTGTAGTGACCATTTCGATGGGTGATGCTGTCATCGATACAGATTATAAAATAGTCACAACAGTTATTAACGGATTCAGTGTTTCACTTGGAAGCCAGCTGGGATTGAACGTATACTTCCAACCCGAATATGACATCATCGATGACGGGTATATTATTATAAACGGAAGCAGCGGCGTGGAAAAGATCCCATTATCAAAACTTTCACACGATGAGAAATACAGATACAGAGTCACTTACCTGCTGCCGCCTAAGGATATCAACGAAAAGGTAAACATAAGCTTCTGCTACGGCAACGGTAATACCACCGAGTTCTCGCTGCTGAACTACACCCCCTATGTAAGAAGCTTTGATTACTCCCCTGTTGAATATCTTGACAAGCTGAGCGAAAACAGCAACGAAAAACTCGCTGCACTGGCTGACGCTTTAAAGGTATACGGCAACAATGCCAAAGCCTTCTTCGACGGCACCACATCCGCTGAAACTGTTACAGGGCTTACATCTTACGATGTAAGAGACTTTGCTTCAAGTGTGAGCAACGGCAATAAAACAACGTACTACGGTCAGTCGCTGCTGCTTCGTTCAGAAACAGCATTAAGGCTTTACTACAAAGGCGATGTTTCCTCTTGCACTGTAAAAGAAAACGGTAACAGAAACGTCGAATTTGTTACAGGCACAGCACAGGGTATGAATTACGTGGAGATCCCCAATATCACAGCTAACAAACTGGAAACAAAATACACTGTTACGCAGGCTGACGGCGGTAAAGTTACTGTAAGTCCCATGACATATGTTTATGAAACTCTGCTTCGTTATGAGAAAGACAGTACCTATTCACAGCTTTGCAGTACTGTGAGAGCACTGTATAACTATGAAAAAGCTGTACAGCAGTATATAAGATCATAA
- a CDS encoding cyclic lactone autoinducer peptide produces MKIWKKIMVSSGSALATLALSLGVSNSKKACIFWYHQPKEPDGISKFSK; encoded by the coding sequence ATGAAAATTTGGAAAAAGATCATGGTAAGTTCCGGTTCGGCACTGGCAACACTAGCTTTATCACTTGGCGTATCAAACAGCAAGAAAGCCTGCATATTCTGGTATCATCAACCAAAGGAGCCGGATGGTATCAGTAAATTCAGCAAATAA
- a CDS encoding ABC transporter ATP-binding protein/permease yields the protein MLSLNNITKDYVVGDTTVQALRGVSIDFRESEFVSILGQSGCGKTTLLNIIGGLDRYTSGDLNINGKSTKDFKDADWDSYRNHSIGFVFQSYNLIPHQTVLANVELALTLSGVPKSERRKRAVEALQQVGLGDQLNKKPNQMSGGQMQRVAIARALVNDPDILLADEPTGALDTETSVQIMEILKKISKNKLIIMVTHNPELAEQYSSRIIKLLDGKVIDDSDPYNAMAVKEEKSAAEKKKERKKLKTSMSFLTALSLSRNNLLTKKARTLLTSFAGSIGIIGIALILSISNGVQIYIDQVQSDTLSTYPLTIEQTTASIGEIMNMMAEDKEASRDHDMDKVYSQNQMARMINTMMQETKVNNLEKFKTFLDNNDEIKKLTSDIKYGYATTLNVFKADTSDGAYQVNPSQVLMDMGYLSETQMMGMSMGSSMGGMDVWTEMIDNDELLKSQYDIIAGRMPEKYSEAVLIVDKHNEINDYILYSLGLLDSTELNGIVRRAITGEEVKLSNEQHSYTYDELLKLKFKVVPTTDFYRKKDGVWEDMKNDYDYMTDVVNNGLEVNIVGIIRPNEDAAATSLNGGIAYKHELMEYLVNEVKNSDIIKEQQANPDIDVFTGLKFKTDDTEPDEDKNSDQEPTPAETVEKTQDNDSGAPQLTEEQKAALMAGQKPEGMTDEEFAALMSQMSSEVPAASEQQPKLTDEQLAALMAGQIPEGMTEEEVAAYMAQGGDQQQVQDLTNMGMDAMSGLDMGALMNGGGDLMKGLTDAQKEFLASLSEEQLAMMQGMISETTQQNLDQLANSGKYSNTTYDANLVVLGYATLENPSSINIYPKDFASKERIIDLIDDYNDQAEDADKIEYTDIVGVMMSSVTSIINAISYVLIAFVAISLIVSSIMIGIITYISVLERTKEIGILRSIGASKRDISRVFNAETVIVGFIAGALGVGISYLLTIPINMIIAHLTTVPMRASIPYAAAIILVVISVLLTLIAGLFPSRIAAKKDPVIALRTE from the coding sequence ATGTTAAGTTTGAATAACATAACCAAGGACTACGTCGTAGGCGATACTACCGTGCAGGCGCTGCGTGGTGTAAGTATCGATTTCCGTGAGAGCGAGTTCGTTTCGATACTCGGACAGTCGGGCTGCGGAAAAACAACTCTGCTGAACATTATCGGCGGACTTGACAGGTATACCAGTGGTGACCTTAACATCAACGGAAAGTCCACAAAGGATTTTAAGGATGCTGACTGGGACAGCTACCGCAATCATTCAATAGGCTTTGTATTTCAGAGCTACAACCTTATACCACACCAGACGGTGCTTGCCAATGTTGAGCTTGCACTCACTCTTTCAGGTGTACCTAAGTCAGAAAGAAGAAAGCGTGCTGTTGAAGCACTCCAGCAGGTGGGTCTGGGCGATCAGCTGAACAAAAAGCCAAACCAGATGTCAGGCGGACAGATGCAGCGTGTGGCTATTGCACGAGCACTGGTAAATGATCCTGATATACTCCTGGCAGATGAGCCCACAGGTGCTCTTGATACGGAAACAAGCGTACAGATAATGGAGATACTTAAAAAGATCTCCAAAAATAAGCTTATAATAATGGTCACCCATAACCCCGAGCTTGCCGAGCAATATTCATCACGTATAATAAAGCTGCTTGACGGTAAGGTAATAGATGACTCCGATCCGTACAATGCTATGGCTGTAAAGGAAGAAAAGTCTGCGGCTGAGAAAAAGAAAGAGCGCAAGAAGCTGAAGACATCCATGAGTTTCCTGACAGCGCTGAGCCTCAGCCGGAACAACCTGCTCACCAAAAAGGCAAGAACTCTGCTGACCTCCTTTGCAGGCTCCATAGGTATTATAGGTATCGCACTTATACTTTCGATATCCAACGGTGTACAGATATATATCGACCAGGTGCAGTCGGATACACTTTCGACCTACCCACTGACCATCGAGCAGACCACTGCAAGCATAGGTGAGATAATGAACATGATGGCGGAGGACAAAGAGGCATCCCGCGATCATGATATGGATAAAGTCTACTCCCAGAACCAGATGGCGCGAATGATAAATACCATGATGCAGGAGACCAAGGTCAACAATCTTGAAAAGTTCAAGACATTCCTTGATAATAATGATGAGATCAAGAAGCTTACCAGCGATATAAAGTACGGTTACGCTACTACCCTCAACGTGTTCAAGGCTGATACATCCGATGGCGCATATCAGGTAAACCCATCTCAGGTGCTTATGGATATGGGTTATCTCAGCGAAACACAGATGATGGGTATGTCTATGGGCAGCTCAATGGGCGGCATGGATGTTTGGACAGAAATGATCGACAACGATGAACTGCTCAAGTCCCAATATGATATCATCGCAGGACGTATGCCTGAGAAGTACAGCGAAGCTGTGCTGATAGTTGATAAGCACAACGAGATAAATGACTATATCCTTTACTCGCTTGGTCTGCTGGACTCAACTGAACTGAACGGTATCGTCAGAAGAGCCATAACCGGCGAGGAAGTAAAGCTGAGCAACGAACAGCACAGCTATACCTATGATGAACTTCTGAAATTGAAATTCAAGGTAGTTCCCACTACTGATTTCTACCGCAAGAAAGACGGTGTGTGGGAGGATATGAAGAACGACTACGATTATATGACAGATGTAGTCAATAATGGTCTTGAGGTAAACATTGTCGGAATTATAAGACCTAACGAGGATGCAGCAGCTACCTCCCTCAACGGCGGTATCGCCTATAAGCATGAGCTTATGGAGTATCTTGTCAATGAAGTCAAGAACAGTGATATCATCAAGGAGCAGCAGGCAAATCCAGATATCGACGTTTTTACAGGTCTGAAATTCAAGACAGATGATACTGAGCCTGATGAGGATAAAAACAGCGATCAGGAGCCTACCCCTGCTGAAACTGTTGAAAAGACTCAGGATAACGACAGCGGAGCACCTCAGCTGACAGAAGAGCAGAAGGCTGCACTTATGGCAGGTCAGAAGCCCGAAGGCATGACCGACGAAGAATTCGCAGCGCTGATGTCACAGATGTCTTCCGAGGTACCCGCAGCTTCTGAACAGCAGCCCAAGCTTACCGACGAACAGCTCGCCGCACTTATGGCAGGACAGATCCCCGAGGGTATGACCGAGGAGGAGGTAGCCGCATATATGGCACAGGGCGGTGATCAGCAGCAGGTACAAGACCTAACAAATATGGGCATGGATGCTATGTCAGGTCTTGATATGGGTGCTCTTATGAACGGCGGAGGAGATCTTATGAAAGGTCTTACTGACGCACAGAAGGAATTTCTTGCAAGCCTTTCCGAAGAACAGCTTGCTATGATGCAGGGAATGATATCAGAAACTACTCAGCAGAACCTTGATCAGCTGGCTAACAGCGGCAAGTACTCTAATACTACCTATGATGCGAATCTGGTGGTACTCGGCTATGCAACACTGGAAAATCCCAGCAGTATAAACATCTATCCAAAGGATTTTGCTTCTAAAGAGCGCATAATCGATCTTATAGATGATTACAACGATCAGGCTGAGGACGCTGACAAGATAGAGTATACCGATATAGTTGGTGTTATGATGTCCTCGGTTACCTCAATAATCAATGCTATAAGCTATGTGCTGATAGCGTTTGTTGCGATATCACTTATAGTATCATCTATAATGATAGGCATCATCACCTATATCTCCGTACTTGAAAGAACGAAGGAGATCGGTATACTGCGTTCGATCGGTGCTTCCAAGCGCGATATCTCCCGTGTATTCAATGCTGAAACAGTCATTGTCGGATTTATCGCAGGTGCGCTGGGTGTAGGTATCTCTTATCTGCTCACCATACCGATAAATATGATAATCGCACACCTTACAACTGTTCCTATGAGAGCTTCAATACCTTATGCAGCAGCCATTATACTTGTTGTTATAAGCGTACTGCTCACATTGATAGCAGGTCTGTTCCCGTCACGTATCGCGGCGAAGAAAGATCCTGTCATCGCACTCAGAACAGAGTAA
- a CDS encoding HAD family hydrolase yields the protein MDITGFKAAVFDLDGTLIRSKGVWSEIDRQFFRKRGLEVPDDYCRAVSTKNFRSAAVYTKELLGLEDSVESIMQEWHEMAVYEYTHIIGEVDGAADFLRYLSEKGIKLGLATANSASLYEPVLKRLGVYSLFDSFATTEEVEHGKGFPDVYELACERLGESSDDTIVFEDLPEGIHGAKLGGFTAAACLDDLSDESREIMQQDADICFESYKELYE from the coding sequence ATGGATATCACAGGATTCAAGGCTGCAGTATTTGATCTTGACGGAACGCTCATACGCTCAAAAGGAGTATGGAGCGAGATAGACAGGCAGTTTTTCAGAAAGCGGGGGCTTGAAGTCCCCGATGATTACTGCCGTGCTGTATCCACTAAAAATTTCAGGTCTGCAGCTGTGTACACCAAAGAACTTCTCGGGCTGGAAGACAGTGTTGAGAGCATAATGCAGGAATGGCATGAAATGGCAGTATACGAATATACACATATCATCGGTGAGGTTGACGGTGCGGCTGATTTTCTCAGGTATCTTTCCGAAAAGGGGATAAAGCTGGGGCTTGCCACAGCAAACTCAGCGTCGCTTTATGAGCCTGTGCTGAAAAGGCTTGGGGTCTACTCTTTGTTTGACAGCTTTGCCACTACCGAGGAAGTTGAGCACGGCAAGGGCTTTCCTGATGTGTATGAGCTTGCTTGCGAAAGGCTTGGAGAGAGCTCTGATGATACCATAGTGTTTGAAGATCTGCCAGAGGGTATACACGGTGCAAAGCTTGGCGGATTTACTGCAGCAGCTTGTCTTGATGACCTTAGCGATGAAAGCAGGGAGATCATGCAGCAGGATGCAGACATCTGTTTTGAAAGCTACAAAGAACTTTATGAATGA
- a CDS encoding accessory gene regulator ArgB-like protein — MISRLAKRSACFFIDNNIIKAEDEDVYSYGMELLLSTVLNLIISLTIALLTRSFLPCLINLASFMTLRVNAGGYHADTHLRCSILLMTVMLIFVFTVKYIPEASMMIDSMLMLILSNIIIILLSPVEHPNKPLSAEKCRKLRNSSVIWAGIWTLFCIVTITVNVRLCFYAASGVFTVAAAMIAESSKNKKRKTKIR; from the coding sequence ATGATCTCCAGGCTTGCAAAAAGATCAGCGTGTTTTTTTATTGACAATAATATAATCAAGGCAGAGGACGAGGATGTTTATTCATACGGCATGGAACTTCTGCTTTCGACTGTACTTAATCTGATCATATCATTAACGATAGCGTTGCTCACAAGATCATTCCTGCCATGTCTGATAAATCTGGCTTCATTCATGACACTAAGAGTAAACGCAGGAGGTTATCACGCGGATACTCATCTGAGATGTTCAATTCTGCTGATGACTGTTATGCTGATATTCGTATTTACAGTTAAATATATTCCTGAAGCTTCAATGATGATCGATTCAATGCTCATGCTTATACTGTCAAACATCATTATCATTCTGCTTTCACCGGTCGAGCATCCCAACAAACCACTGAGTGCTGAAAAGTGCAGAAAGCTGAGAAACAGTTCGGTGATATGGGCAGGGATATGGACACTGTTCTGCATAGTTACAATAACAGTGAACGTGAGGCTCTGCTTTTATGCGGCATCGGGAGTATTCACCGTTGCTGCAGCTATGATTGCCGAAAGCTCCAAAAATAAAAAAAGAAAAACAAAGATTCGCTGA
- a CDS encoding sensor histidine kinase: MTGNEIIAELLNNTAESVIIVFFLFNIFKGKYYHGSKGIALMMLISISAFSAISFLMPVPLLNLGATLLLLVMTTRIWFNVNLIERVFYSVMFIVIALVSEFIPIAVLHMLDLGTPMDQLSSGKGRYIGMIISKILMFWLSVYVIEFLKNKTRSIPLRNWFAIVLTPLFSILILYSMFDPNREGAKDSIIFIVSAVGLLTLNLFVFDFFDVYANQLKMALMEQQLKNDEENYKLIENKYNEIRTLRHDFKNQIAVANDMFEKGRTIEAIKHLNDLQDRLSESSGVCYTGISSVDSIVNLKWQEALKRGIDYVTQITVTDKIELDDLQLCRIFANLLDNAIEGCERYHGEDKFISIRISQINGNLHISISNSSNPVDVNDLRTEKSDLSSHGLGIGSIRKAVEELNGIIKFKCECEIFCVDIIIKY; this comes from the coding sequence ATGACAGGTAATGAGATCATAGCTGAGCTGCTAAACAATACTGCTGAATCTGTGATAATAGTATTCTTTTTATTCAACATATTCAAAGGGAAATACTATCATGGTTCAAAAGGGATCGCTTTAATGATGTTGATATCAATATCTGCATTTTCAGCCATATCCTTTTTGATGCCTGTACCGTTGCTGAATCTTGGAGCCACTCTGCTCCTGCTTGTTATGACCACACGGATATGGTTCAACGTAAACCTTATAGAACGGGTATTTTATTCGGTGATGTTTATCGTGATAGCGCTGGTATCAGAATTTATACCCATAGCCGTACTTCATATGCTTGACCTGGGTACGCCGATGGATCAGCTTTCTTCGGGCAAGGGACGGTATATCGGTATGATAATATCAAAAATACTCATGTTCTGGCTTTCGGTGTATGTCATAGAATTCCTGAAAAACAAGACCCGCAGCATACCTCTCAGGAACTGGTTTGCGATAGTGCTTACGCCACTGTTCAGCATACTTATCCTGTATAGTATGTTTGACCCGAATCGCGAAGGTGCAAAAGACTCAATAATATTTATCGTATCTGCTGTGGGGCTGCTAACCCTGAATCTTTTTGTATTTGATTTCTTTGATGTATACGCAAATCAGTTGAAAATGGCACTGATGGAGCAGCAGCTGAAAAACGATGAAGAAAACTACAAACTGATAGAAAATAAGTACAATGAGATACGCACACTGAGACATGATTTCAAAAATCAGATCGCCGTTGCAAACGATATGTTTGAAAAAGGCAGGACCATTGAGGCAATAAAACATCTGAACGATCTTCAGGACAGGCTTTCCGAATCAAGTGGTGTATGCTATACCGGCATATCCTCCGTAGACTCCATCGTTAATCTGAAATGGCAGGAGGCTTTGAAACGCGGTATTGATTATGTTACACAGATAACAGTTACTGATAAGATCGAACTTGATGATCTTCAGCTGTGCAGGATATTTGCAAATCTTCTTGACAATGCGATAGAGGGCTGTGAGAGGTATCACGGCGAGGATAAATTCATAAGCATAAGGATAAGTCAGATAAACGGCAACCTGCATATAAGCATCTCAAACTCATCCAACCCTGTAGATGTAAATGATCTGCGCACAGAAAAAAGCGATCTGTCCTCTCATGGTCTTGGTATAGGCAGTATCAGGAAAGCGGTCGAGGAATTGAACGGTATCATAAAATTCAAATGCGAATGTGAAATCTTCTGTGTGGACATAATAATAAAGTATTAA
- a CDS encoding DUF4261 domain-containing protein, whose protein sequence is MAENTGNNEKKEGNVLAGFVLYKDANMDWARFRKSLKEDWGIEAEGEDEVKDNAIVFHTEGMVVACSLMPNPVPNNEAEECAKNNILWKDGAAEVAKHQAHVMVAVMNKFDAMEQAILFAKIAYSLLKLDNAIGIYKNPTVYEKKFYIDFAETIKNGELPVPILLYTGMYLAKDGLCAFTQGMTFFGKNEMEIIDSKQQPDQVVGFMFSIEEYVLSEDVELKDGETIGFSEEQKLPISVGEGVSVKGITAKIGF, encoded by the coding sequence ATGGCTGAAAATACAGGAAACAACGAGAAAAAAGAGGGAAATGTTCTTGCAGGATTTGTCCTCTATAAAGATGCCAACATGGATTGGGCAAGGTTCAGAAAATCTTTGAAAGAGGATTGGGGCATAGAAGCCGAGGGCGAAGACGAGGTCAAGGATAACGCCATAGTATTCCACACCGAAGGTATGGTAGTTGCTTGTTCGCTTATGCCGAACCCTGTACCCAACAATGAGGCAGAGGAATGTGCTAAGAATAATATTCTCTGGAAAGACGGTGCCGCTGAAGTTGCAAAGCATCAGGCTCACGTCATGGTAGCGGTAATGAACAAGTTCGATGCTATGGAACAGGCTATCCTTTTTGCGAAGATAGCTTACAGCCTGCTAAAACTTGACAACGCAATTGGTATATACAAGAATCCCACAGTATACGAGAAGAAGTTCTATATTGATTTTGCAGAAACGATAAAAAACGGTGAGCTTCCGGTACCTATACTTCTTTATACAGGTATGTATCTTGCTAAAGACGGTCTTTGTGCATTCACACAGGGAATGACCTTCTTTGGTAAGAACGAGATGGAGATCATCGATAGTAAGCAGCAGCCTGATCAGGTGGTCGGATTTATGTTCTCCATCGAGGAATATGTTCTGAGTGAGGATGTTGAACTGAAAGACGGCGAGACCATCGGTTTTTCAGAGGAGCAGAAGCTGCCCATAAGTGTGGGTGAAGGTGTCAGCGTAAAGGGCATCACCGCAAAGATAGGTTTCTGA